In the Calditrichota bacterium genome, one interval contains:
- a CDS encoding GntR family transcriptional regulator: MIELGKYNLLTAARETENGVYLEDQQGREVLLPNKYVTDDLKIGDEIDVFIFNDSEDRLTATTAKPKILLNEFAYLPVKEVTKFGAFLDWGLEKDLFVPFKEQPTKMVMGKKYVVYLYLDQQTDRLVASANFNRFLEKDDVFVEKGEKVDLLILDATELGVNVIINNMHRGLIFNNDIFQIIKTGDKVEGFIKNIRPDNKIDVTLQKPGFGNVEPNAQKILEKLQNNNGFLSLTDKSDPAEITAILEMSKKTFKKAVGTLYKKKLIRLEKDGIFLV; the protein is encoded by the coding sequence ATGATTGAACTTGGAAAATATAATCTGCTAACCGCGGCCCGGGAAACAGAAAATGGTGTATATTTGGAAGATCAACAAGGCCGTGAAGTTTTGCTGCCAAATAAATACGTTACAGACGATTTGAAAATTGGTGATGAAATTGATGTTTTTATTTTTAATGATTCCGAAGACCGGCTGACAGCAACCACCGCAAAACCTAAAATACTGTTAAATGAATTTGCCTACTTACCAGTAAAGGAGGTTACTAAATTTGGCGCTTTCCTTGATTGGGGTTTGGAGAAAGATCTGTTTGTACCGTTTAAGGAGCAACCTACTAAAATGGTTATGGGCAAAAAATATGTCGTCTATTTATATTTGGATCAACAGACAGACAGGCTTGTAGCTTCTGCTAACTTTAACCGCTTCCTTGAAAAGGATGATGTTTTCGTTGAAAAAGGGGAAAAGGTAGATTTACTGATTTTGGATGCTACAGAACTCGGGGTTAATGTGATAATCAATAATATGCACCGTGGCCTGATTTTTAATAACGATATTTTTCAGATAATTAAAACTGGTGATAAAGTTGAAGGATTTATTAAGAATATCCGGCCGGACAACAAAATTGATGTAACACTGCAAAAACCAGGCTTTGGGAATGTTGAACCCAATGCTCAAAAAATTCTGGAAAAACTGCAAAACAATAATGGCTTTTTAAGTCTTACTGATAAGAGTGATCCAGCCGAAATCACTGCCATTTTAGAGATGAGCAAAAAAACATTTAAAAAAGCGGTTGGTACTTTATATAAGAAAAAACTTATCCGCCTGGAAAAAGATGGGATTTTCCTCGTATAA
- a CDS encoding YwbE family protein, whose protein sequence is MDGTKRSNIKPGAEVKIVLKKDQRSGNLTEGVVKDILTKSPNHPHGIKVRLENGDVGRVKEILS, encoded by the coding sequence ATGGACGGAACAAAGCGCAGTAATATTAAACCGGGCGCAGAAGTAAAAATTGTACTTAAAAAAGATCAACGCTCCGGAAACCTTACGGAGGGAGTTGTAAAAGATATTTTAACCAAGTCGCCAAACCATCCGCATGGCATAAAAGTACGCCTGGAAAACGGAGATGTAGGACGGGTAAAAGAAATATTATCTTAA
- a CDS encoding UvrD-helicase domain-containing protein — protein sequence MNLTQSQQAALALDKNISVTAGAGSGKTRILVDRFLKIATEQPNLTRHIVAITFTEKAAGEMQERIAEEVNQRLHKPNLAAPDRKNLQSIRDQLSSAHISTIHGFCMRILREFPIEAGITPDFAILDPIRQQVLLSGAIKEVFKELDQSALSDTETDWFQLFTSLSRKRVQEMLETALQKPFETGQLIKNFKDRTKAEYLDFLKQKWRAVFSQSVSGNDLQGAAMLVDEIINHDMPGIKTPEAQELQKYLRNYQKTFSSDPDSLETRSAYLVLAKNFTAKSNSNPYKTLNQLGKKESWSPAAQQLVLELSTLLSPVKKKINQLNPGLAPGETDAQWFDLFTVFIKLFKQVNEKFWVIKNEQGVLDFEDLQIFTVNLLRENEEVRQKLHQRFRYIMVDEFQDTNPIQWEIVELLSMENERLAPDQTFVVGDPKQSIYGFREADIRIFKNVVQQFSDESGSLFAETYPGNIVFRESFRFLPQINSFINHFFSQILSLDSNNPFEVGYENLSAQRDVPGKGDIELAVFDEDNQTLSEPDFMALKIQELMQQKAQVYEWSDGKEQPREIRYGDIAILIRDRSSLSDIEQAFRKHNVPFKTVGGIGFWQRQEIFDFYHILRFLANPNDDFALVALLRSRLFLLPDTALFFFTDIKEDNFLKRLAILKDDDRLSENERQKCVEAFNLITRWVAFRERLTLGELLNTIVEDTYLFARLNAEFSGEQRTANLQKIIDLADSFDQSGPGGLHAFLDTIDDLINRQVPEGEAFLALEDTGSVKIMTIHVSKGLQFPVVFTPFLNRTMRGTGNDVLIDRELGMAVSLKGDEEYGNSENENTLYNLLRIRQKQKELAELKRIFYVAVSRASDWLFMSASAKKDKSRSDSMFKWLEECLINEGKSPYLANTIHFDGFDLKIVREYEVSDQDYAHSPGFSKLIETLRNRDELPESNSKKIKIARPIEPKSLGRIFSATALMTFVRDPEEYYQRYHLGYFEGDYQKFVVDVKSSGEIDSLLKGKIVHRFLEVYKSEDEEAGLLIERILFEHEIYDPQMTNALTGELINILQKMHGSEIGQSILNARETKNEISLTMKLGLDFFTGTIDRMQKDESGNWQIIDYKTNRIGEAQLKEAGEEYKTQIESYALLLSRLYPKQTSYKVSLYFLTVDRLYEQDFSQDSVKEIESRFAEVIREIKERYPVT from the coding sequence TTGAATTTAACACAATCACAACAAGCAGCTTTAGCACTGGATAAAAACATAAGCGTAACCGCAGGTGCCGGTTCCGGTAAAACACGCATCCTGGTAGACAGGTTTTTAAAAATTGCCACAGAACAGCCGAATCTAACCCGGCATATTGTAGCAATTACTTTTACTGAAAAAGCTGCCGGCGAAATGCAGGAACGTATCGCCGAGGAAGTTAACCAGCGTTTGCATAAACCCAATTTGGCAGCGCCGGATAGAAAAAATCTGCAATCAATCCGTGACCAACTTAGTTCCGCTCATATTTCCACGATCCATGGATTTTGCATGCGTATCTTGCGCGAGTTTCCAATTGAAGCGGGGATAACTCCGGACTTCGCTATTCTCGATCCGATCCGGCAGCAAGTGCTTCTTTCAGGCGCCATCAAGGAAGTTTTTAAAGAACTGGATCAGTCGGCTCTTTCGGATACTGAGACAGATTGGTTTCAGTTATTCACTTCATTATCCAGAAAACGTGTCCAGGAAATGCTGGAAACTGCCTTACAAAAACCATTTGAAACCGGCCAGCTAATCAAAAATTTTAAAGACAGGACCAAGGCCGAATATCTTGATTTTCTGAAACAAAAATGGCGGGCCGTCTTTTCGCAATCAGTATCAGGCAATGATTTGCAAGGTGCTGCTATGTTGGTTGATGAAATAATAAATCATGATATGCCTGGCATTAAAACCCCGGAAGCACAAGAGCTGCAAAAATATCTGCGCAACTATCAAAAAACATTTTCAAGTGATCCTGATTCGCTAGAGACCCGCTCAGCTTATCTTGTGTTGGCAAAAAACTTTACGGCAAAAAGTAACAGTAATCCTTATAAAACGCTAAATCAGCTTGGTAAAAAAGAGAGCTGGTCTCCGGCAGCCCAGCAATTGGTTTTGGAATTGAGCACGCTCCTTTCACCGGTAAAGAAAAAAATCAACCAGCTAAATCCGGGATTAGCTCCCGGTGAAACGGACGCTCAATGGTTTGATCTCTTTACGGTTTTTATAAAACTTTTTAAACAGGTAAATGAAAAATTCTGGGTTATAAAAAATGAACAGGGTGTTTTAGATTTCGAAGATTTGCAAATATTCACGGTAAACCTGTTGCGGGAAAATGAAGAAGTTCGCCAAAAACTGCATCAGCGATTCCGCTATATCATGGTGGATGAGTTTCAGGATACAAATCCGATTCAGTGGGAAATTGTCGAATTGCTATCTATGGAAAACGAGCGTCTTGCACCGGATCAGACTTTTGTGGTTGGTGATCCAAAACAATCCATTTATGGTTTTCGTGAAGCGGACATCCGAATTTTTAAAAATGTAGTTCAGCAATTTTCAGATGAATCCGGAAGCCTCTTTGCAGAAACATATCCGGGCAATATTGTTTTTCGTGAAAGTTTCCGTTTTCTGCCGCAGATAAATTCTTTTATAAACCATTTCTTTAGCCAAATTTTATCACTTGACAGCAACAATCCGTTTGAGGTTGGTTATGAGAATCTTTCCGCACAACGCGATGTTCCAGGAAAGGGGGATATCGAGTTGGCTGTTTTTGATGAAGATAATCAAACTTTGTCTGAGCCAGATTTCATGGCTCTGAAAATCCAAGAACTTATGCAACAGAAAGCTCAGGTTTATGAATGGAGTGACGGCAAGGAGCAACCACGTGAAATACGCTATGGTGATATTGCCATTTTAATTCGCGACCGTTCATCGCTTTCGGATATTGAGCAGGCATTCCGCAAACATAATGTGCCTTTTAAAACGGTTGGCGGGATTGGATTTTGGCAGCGGCAGGAGATTTTCGACTTCTATCATATTCTGCGGTTTCTGGCAAATCCAAATGATGATTTTGCATTGGTCGCACTTTTACGTTCCAGACTGTTTTTATTACCCGATACAGCCCTTTTCTTTTTTACAGATATAAAAGAAGATAACTTTTTAAAGCGGCTTGCCATATTGAAGGATGATGACCGCTTATCAGAAAATGAGCGTCAGAAATGTGTAGAGGCCTTTAATTTAATTACACGCTGGGTTGCTTTTCGGGAACGGCTGACTTTGGGTGAACTGCTTAATACAATCGTAGAAGATACGTATTTGTTTGCACGACTCAATGCAGAATTTAGCGGCGAGCAGCGCACGGCAAACCTGCAGAAAATTATTGATCTGGCTGATAGTTTTGATCAATCCGGGCCGGGAGGTTTGCATGCCTTTTTGGATACAATTGATGATTTGATAAACAGGCAGGTTCCGGAAGGTGAAGCATTTTTAGCATTAGAAGATACAGGCAGTGTAAAAATAATGACAATCCATGTTTCTAAAGGATTGCAGTTTCCGGTAGTTTTTACGCCCTTTTTAAATCGTACAATGCGTGGTACCGGAAATGATGTTTTGATTGACCGGGAATTAGGTATGGCTGTCTCTTTAAAAGGAGATGAAGAATATGGAAACAGTGAAAATGAAAACACCCTTTATAACCTTTTGCGCATCCGTCAAAAACAAAAAGAGCTGGCCGAACTAAAACGAATATTTTATGTGGCGGTTTCCCGGGCCAGTGACTGGCTTTTTATGTCTGCCTCGGCAAAAAAGGATAAAAGCAGAAGTGACAGTATGTTTAAATGGTTGGAAGAATGTCTGATCAACGAAGGTAAATCGCCTTATCTGGCCAACACAATCCACTTTGATGGCTTTGATTTAAAGATTGTCCGCGAGTATGAAGTTTCGGATCAGGATTATGCACACTCTCCGGGATTTAGCAAATTGATCGAAACCTTGCGGAACCGGGATGAATTGCCGGAAAGCAATTCTAAAAAAATAAAAATTGCCCGGCCAATTGAGCCAAAATCTTTAGGCAGGATTTTTTCCGCCACCGCTTTAATGACTTTTGTTCGCGATCCGGAAGAGTATTATCAGCGTTATCATTTGGGATATTTTGAGGGCGATTACCAAAAATTTGTAGTGGATGTAAAAAGCTCCGGTGAGATTGACAGCCTGCTTAAAGGGAAAATTGTGCATCGTTTTCTGGAGGTGTATAAATCGGAAGATGAAGAGGCCGGCCTGTTAATTGAGCGAATCCTATTTGAGCATGAAATTTACGATCCGCAAATGACCAATGCATTAACAGGTGAATTAATAAATATCCTGCAAAAAATGCATGGATCGGAAATAGGGCAATCCATTTTAAATGCCCGTGAAACTAAAAATGAAATTTCTTTAACTATGAAACTTGGGTTGGATTTCTTTACCGGAACAATTGACCGCATGCAAAAAGATGAATCTGGCAATTGGCAAATTATAGACTATAAAACAAACCGCATCGGCGAGGCACAATTGAAGGAAGCCGGTGAAGAGTATAAAACCCAAATTGAATCTTATGCGCTATTGCTTTCGCGATTATATCCAAAGCAAACCAGCTATAAGGTGTCGCTCTATTTTTTAACGGTTGATCGATTATATGAGCAGGATTTTTCGCAAGATAGTGTTAAAGAGATTGAAAGTCGTTTTGCTGAAGTGATTCGAGAAATAAAAGAAAGATATCCTGTAACTTAG